Genomic segment of Aliiroseovarius sp. M344:
GCAGCTGCAGAAGAAGAGGCCGTGCCCTTTGCCGACCTGCTGGCGGCTGCCGATCCGGCCAAAGGCGAAAAGGTCTATGGTAAGTGCAAAGCCTGCCACAAGCTGGAAGACGGCGCGAACGGCACCGGTCCGCACCTGTATGGTTTGGTCGGGCGCCCGATCGCTGGCGTCGCTGGCTACAGCTATTCAGACGTCATTGCAGCCCTTGGTGGAAACTGGGGCCCGGATGAACTGAACGAATGGCTTGCCAACCCGAAGGCGTTTGCACCGGGCAACAAGATGACCTTCGCGGGATTGAAGAAAGATACGGATCGCGCCGACCTGATTGCCTATCTACAGACAATTGGCGGCTAAGCGCTGATACATTTGCTTTTTAGGGCCGTCCCGACACCGGGGCGGCCTTTTCTTTGCGATATCGCCACTGTTTGCCCCGTATCGCGCACCGATCACCAAATCGCGCCTTGCAGTTTATCGGGCCGCACCATTAGCTTGTCTGAAACGCGAATATGATGATCCGCCGAAGGGAAGCCAGATGAAGCCTGTCCACTCACGCGCCAAAATCCAAACATCAGATACCCGCTTGCCAATGTTCTGGGGCATGTTGGCGGGGCTTGTCTTGGCAATAACCCCCATGTTGGCTCGTGCCGAAACGACGATCACGTCACATGCTTACTCGTATTTCGGCACGCCGAAATACGATGCGGATTTCGCCCATCTGGGCTTTGTGAACCCGGACGCACCAAAGGGCGGCGAGATCATAATCTCTTCTGAAAGTGGCACTTTTGACAGCTTCAATCCCTATGCGCGCAAAGGCGTGGCCGGGGCATTGGCATCGATCAATATTGAACGGCTGATGACTGGCATCGCGGATGAAATCGGAACGTCCTATGGGCTTGTGGCGGAGAGCCTTGAATACCCGGAAGATCAAAGCTGGGTGATCTTCACCCTGCGTCCCGAAGCAAAGTTTGCCGATGGCAGCCCGGTGACCGCCGAAGACGTGGTGTTCACCCACAATCTGTTCATGGAACAGGGCCTGATCAGTTATCGCGAAGGCGTCAGCCGGATCATCGCTGAAGTCGAAGCACTGGACCCGGCCCGCGTCAAGTTCACCTTCCAGCCAGATGCCCCGATCCGCGAACGCATTGGCCAAGCCTCGGCGACGCCTGTCATGTCGAAAGCGTGGTTCGAGGAAACCGGCGCACGGTTGGATGAAAGCCGTCTGGAACAATCGATGGGCACCGGCCCCTATATGCTGGACAGTTACAAGATCAACCAGCGCATCGTATACAAGCGCAACCCGGATTACTGGGGCAAAGATCTTCCCATCAACAAGGGACGCTGGAACTTCGACACGATCCGCATCGAATACTTTGCCGACAGCAGCGCGGCTTTCGAAGGGTTTTCATCCGGCAGCTATACATTCCGCCTTGAAAACAGCTCGAAGGAATGGGCCACGTCTTATGACTTCCCAGAGGTTAAGAACGGACAGGTTATCAAGGCAGAGCTGGACGATGGCACCCAAGCGTCGGGCCAGGGTTTCGTCTTCAACCTGCGCCGCGAGAAGTTCCAAGACATCCGCGTGCGCGAAGCCATTGGCCTGATGTTCAACTTCGAATGGTCGAACGAAGCGCTGTTTTATGGCCTTTATGAGCGTGTAAACAGCTTTGCCGAAAACTCGCATCTCGAAGCCACCGGCATGCCATCGCCCGAAGAACTGGCTCTGCTGGAACCGCTGGGTGACAAACTGCCCGATGGCACTTTGGGAGAGGCGATCATGGCGCCCACCTCAGGTGACAAGCAGTTTGATCGAAAAAATGCGCGCAAAGCCTCGGCCCTGCTTGAAGAAGCAGGTTGGATCGTCGGCGACGACGGGATGCGGCGCAATGCCGAAGGTAAAATGCTGAAGGTCGAGTTTCTGACCTTTTCGCCAACATTTGATCGCGTCATCACACCCTATGTCGAAAACCTGCAAAAAATTGGCGTCGATGCGGTTCTGAACCGGGTCGACACCTCGCAGTTTGTCGACCGTCGATATGCGTTCGATTATGATATTATTACGGATCACCTGGCATTTGGTTACGAACCGGGCAGCAATCTGGAACAGGCTTTTGGCTCGAAAGAAGCCGCCGTTTCGGTCTTCAACTCGCCCGGTGTCGCGGATCCCGCCGTAGACGTCCTGATCGACATCATCCGAAATGCAGACACTGAAGAAGATCTGGTGACCGCCGCTAAAGCGCTGGACAGGGTCATGCGGGCGCTAAAAGTCTCGGTCCCACAATGGTACAAGAACAAGCACACGGTCGCCTATTACGATCAGTTTGAACACCCCGACCCCCTGCCCCCCTATGATCTGGGCTATCTGGACTTTTGGTGGTTTAACGCCGAAAAAGCAGAAAAACTGAAGGCAGACGGCGTGCTGCGCTAAGCCGCGACAGCCCCGGTAGGCACGAGTAAGAGAGCGAGACCCAAATGGGCGCATATATTCTGCGCAGGCTTCTTCTGATCATCCCGACATTGCTGGGGATCATGGTGATAAACTTCACCCTGACCCAGTTTGTGCCCGGTGGTCCGATTGAACAGATCATTGCCCAGATGGAGGGCGAAGGCGACGTGTTTGCCACCATCGCCGGCGGTGGCGCAGATGCAGGCGCGGGAGGCGGCGGTGATGAACGCTATCTTGGTGCGCGCGGTCTGCCGCCCGAATTCATTGCAGAATTGGAAAAGGAATTTGGCTTCGACAAACCGCCGGTCGAACGGTTTCTGAATATGCTGTGGAACTATATTCGGTTCGATTTCGGTGAAAGCTATTTCAGGTCCATCGGTGTGTTTGAACTGGTGGCAGAGAAGCTGCCCGTGTCGATCACGCTGGGCCTGTGGTCCACTGTCATCGCCTATATCATCTCGATCCCGTTGGGCGTGCGCAAAGCCGTGCGCGATGGCTCACGCTTCGACACCTGGACCTCGGGTGTAATCATCGTGGCTTATGCGATCCCCGGCTTTCTGTTCGCAATCCTGTTGCTGGTTGTCTTTGCGGGCGGGTCCTACCTGCAATGGTTCCCGCTGCGCGGACTGACGTCGGACAACTGGAGCGAGTTGAGCCTTTGGGGCAAGATCATCGACTATTTCTGGCACATCACCTTGCCTGTGCTGGCATCCACCATCGCCAGTTTCGCAACCCTTACGCTTCTGACCAAGAACAGCTTTCTGGATGAGATCAAGAAGCAATATGTTGTCACGGCCCGCGCCAAGGGTCTGGCCGAGCATCGGGTGCTTTATGGCCACGTCTTCCGCAACGCGATGCTGATCGTGATAGCTGGCTTCCCGGCTGTATTCCTTGGTGTCTTTTTCGGCGGCTCGGTGATCATCGAAACGCTGTTCTCGCTGGATGGTCTGGGCCGGTTGGGGTTCGAGGCCGCGTTGCAACGCGATTACCCCGTCATTTTCGGCACGCTGTTCGTCTTTGGGCTGATCGGCCTGCTGATCGGCATCTTGTCTGACCTTATGTATGTCTTTGTCGATCCCCGGATCGACTTTGAAGGGCGCGAGGTCTGATCATGACGTTGTCGCCTCTGAACCAGCGCCGCTGGCGCAACTTCCGCAGAAATGGCCGCGCCTTCTGGTCGCTGATCCTGTTCTGTATCCTGTTCGGCTTGTCGCTGCTGGCTGAGTTCATCGCCAACGACAAACCCATTCTGGTCAGCTATCAGGGCGAGCTTTATGCCCCGATCTTCAAGTTCTACCCTGAAACGGCATTTGGCGGGGATTTCAAAACCGAGGCCAATTATGACGATATCGAAGTGCGATGTCTGATCCGGTCGGGCGGGCTTGAAGCCTGCTGGGACGACCCGGAAGACACTATTACTCAATCCAAAACCGGATCTGTCGATGGGGAACAGATTGAAAAAGGCTGGCTGCTTTGGCCGCCGATTCCATACAGTTTCACCACGATCGTTGATACCGGCGGCGCGGTGCCATCGGCACCCACCAGTCAGAACATATTGGGCACCGACGACACCTCGCGCGATGTGGCGGCGCGGGTGATCTATGGCTTTCGGCTGTCGGTATTTTTCACGATCATCGTAACTGTTCTCACATCGATTATCGGCATCGCAGCCGGCGCGATCCAAGGCTATTTTGGCGGTTGGGTGGACCTTGTGTTCCAACGCATTCTGGAAATCTGGAGCTCGACCCCATCGCTGTACGTGATCATCATCCTGTTCGCGATCTTGGGGCGAAGTTTCTGGTTGCTGGTCTTCGTGACCGTACTGTTTGGTTGGCCCGCCTTGGTGGGCGTGGTGCGTGCCGAATTCCTGCGCGCGCGGAACTTTGAATATGTCCGCGCCGCGCGCGCGCTTGGCGTGTCGAACCGGGTCATCATGTTCCGCCACGTGTTGCCCAACGCCATGGTTGCCACGCTGACCATGCTGCCATTCATCATCACCGGCACGATCTCAACCCTTGCGACGTTGGATTTCCTTGGTTTCGGCTTGCCTTCCTCTGCGCCGTCACTGGGCGAGTTGACCCGTCAGGCCAAGGCCAACCTACAAGCGCCGTGGCTGGGCTTTACGGCCTTCCTGACCTTCTCGATCCTTCTGTCGCTGCTCGTCTTCATCTTCGAGGGCGTACGAGACGCTTTTGACCCGCGAAAGACCTTCCAATGAGCGTGCTTCACGTCAAAGACCTGCATGTCGGCTTCCGTCAGGACGGCCAGCTTCACCCCGCCGTGCGCGGCGTCAGTT
This window contains:
- a CDS encoding c-type cytochrome → MFDTMTMTKAGAAVIGALLFFLLGSWAADSLYSTAAGGHGDEGHAETGYMIATASGEGEAAAEEEAVPFADLLAAADPAKGEKVYGKCKACHKLEDGANGTGPHLYGLVGRPIAGVAGYSYSDVIAALGGNWGPDELNEWLANPKAFAPGNKMTFAGLKKDTDRADLIAYLQTIGG
- a CDS encoding extracellular solute-binding protein gives rise to the protein MKPVHSRAKIQTSDTRLPMFWGMLAGLVLAITPMLARAETTITSHAYSYFGTPKYDADFAHLGFVNPDAPKGGEIIISSESGTFDSFNPYARKGVAGALASINIERLMTGIADEIGTSYGLVAESLEYPEDQSWVIFTLRPEAKFADGSPVTAEDVVFTHNLFMEQGLISYREGVSRIIAEVEALDPARVKFTFQPDAPIRERIGQASATPVMSKAWFEETGARLDESRLEQSMGTGPYMLDSYKINQRIVYKRNPDYWGKDLPINKGRWNFDTIRIEYFADSSAAFEGFSSGSYTFRLENSSKEWATSYDFPEVKNGQVIKAELDDGTQASGQGFVFNLRREKFQDIRVREAIGLMFNFEWSNEALFYGLYERVNSFAENSHLEATGMPSPEELALLEPLGDKLPDGTLGEAIMAPTSGDKQFDRKNARKASALLEEAGWIVGDDGMRRNAEGKMLKVEFLTFSPTFDRVITPYVENLQKIGVDAVLNRVDTSQFVDRRYAFDYDIITDHLAFGYEPGSNLEQAFGSKEAAVSVFNSPGVADPAVDVLIDIIRNADTEEDLVTAAKALDRVMRALKVSVPQWYKNKHTVAYYDQFEHPDPLPPYDLGYLDFWWFNAEKAEKLKADGVLR
- a CDS encoding microcin C ABC transporter permease YejB, with the protein product MGAYILRRLLLIIPTLLGIMVINFTLTQFVPGGPIEQIIAQMEGEGDVFATIAGGGADAGAGGGGDERYLGARGLPPEFIAELEKEFGFDKPPVERFLNMLWNYIRFDFGESYFRSIGVFELVAEKLPVSITLGLWSTVIAYIISIPLGVRKAVRDGSRFDTWTSGVIIVAYAIPGFLFAILLLVVFAGGSYLQWFPLRGLTSDNWSELSLWGKIIDYFWHITLPVLASTIASFATLTLLTKNSFLDEIKKQYVVTARAKGLAEHRVLYGHVFRNAMLIVIAGFPAVFLGVFFGGSVIIETLFSLDGLGRLGFEAALQRDYPVIFGTLFVFGLIGLLIGILSDLMYVFVDPRIDFEGREV
- a CDS encoding ABC transporter permease — encoded protein: MTLSPLNQRRWRNFRRNGRAFWSLILFCILFGLSLLAEFIANDKPILVSYQGELYAPIFKFYPETAFGGDFKTEANYDDIEVRCLIRSGGLEACWDDPEDTITQSKTGSVDGEQIEKGWLLWPPIPYSFTTIVDTGGAVPSAPTSQNILGTDDTSRDVAARVIYGFRLSVFFTIIVTVLTSIIGIAAGAIQGYFGGWVDLVFQRILEIWSSTPSLYVIIILFAILGRSFWLLVFVTVLFGWPALVGVVRAEFLRARNFEYVRAARALGVSNRVIMFRHVLPNAMVATLTMLPFIITGTISTLATLDFLGFGLPSSAPSLGELTRQAKANLQAPWLGFTAFLTFSILLSLLVFIFEGVRDAFDPRKTFQ